The window ATCGAGCCGGATGGCGGTGATCATCGCGGTGGCCGCGGTGTCCCTGGTGGTGGCGTCTTACGCGAACCTTCTGGTGCTGGCATTGGCGCTGGGGATGGTGGCGTTGGTGTTGGCCAGTGTCCGTTTCAAGCCTTTGCTGTTGGCCGTGGTCTTCTTCCTGCCGGTGGCGCCGTTTCTGAGCTGGGACTTTGTCATCAAGGACCTGGGAACGCTGCTTCGCGTCTGTTTGTTCGCCGGAGCGCTGGTGAGCCGCTTGCGCAACCGGGAGTCCATTCGAAACTGGCTGTTTTCCGGCCGCATGACCTGGGCCATGCTGGGCTATTGCGCCGTCGCGTTTTGTTCCGCCGTGGTATTCAACGCGCCGACCGGCGCGGCAGCCCGCGAACTGATGCGCCTGGCCTCATACCTGTGCTTCTACTACGTGATCAGCGATTGGGTCAGGAGTGATGATGATTTTGCCGGCGTGGCCAAGGCCCTGATGCTTTCGACGCTGTGCGTGGTCGCGTTTGGCTTTTACCAGGTCGCCGTTGGCGACTACTCGCGGTTGTACGACGCGCTGTATCCCGTGCAGGATGAGCTTCTCAAAAATCCTCCGTGGTCGGGACGCATCACCTCATTCCTGAGCCACTTCAACGGGCTGGCCGGATACTTGAACCTGGTGATTCCATTTTGTATTGGCTTCGCGTTACGCGCACGCGACGTTGTTTTGCGGCGGCTCAGCGTGATGTGCTTCGTCTTCAGCAGCATCGCTCTCTTGTTGACCCAAAGCCGCGGCGGATTGCTGACCTATGCCGGAATCCTTTTGTTGAGCGCGTATTTTCTTGTGCCGACGCGCAAGCTGCGAATTCAGTGGACAGGCGCGCTGTTGGCGATGGAAGCAGCGTGCGCGGTGGTTGTGGGTATGGTGTTTGAGCGGCTTGCCGGCGTGGACCAATACACCGCGATCACGCGGCTGGGAGTTTGGGCCGGCGCTGCCAGCGTGTTCACGGGAGCACCGCTGGCGGGGATCGGCTTTGGCAATCTGCGGGAATCGTTGGGCGGCGTGATCGGCTTGCCGGAAGGCGCGGTCCTGGACGCGCACAATCTGTACCTGGAGTTGCTGTCAGAAACCGGAATCATGGGTTTCGCGGCTTTCGCTGTTTTCATGGTGATCGCGCTGCGGCTGGCCTTGCGCATTCGGCGCCGGGCCCAGGGAGACATGGA is drawn from Terriglobia bacterium and contains these coding sequences:
- a CDS encoding O-antigen ligase family protein, yielding MMDETMTTALPGKRQSSRMAVIIAVAAVSLVVASYANLLVLALALGMVALVLASVRFKPLLLAVVFFLPVAPFLSWDFVIKDLGTLLRVCLFAGALVSRLRNRESIRNWLFSGRMTWAMLGYCAVAFCSAVVFNAPTGAAARELMRLASYLCFYYVISDWVRSDDDFAGVAKALMLSTLCVVAFGFYQVAVGDYSRLYDALYPVQDELLKNPPWSGRITSFLSHFNGLAGYLNLVIPFCIGFALRARDVVLRRLSVMCFVFSSIALLLTQSRGGLLTYAGILLLSAYFLVPTRKLRIQWTGALLAMEAACAVVVGMVFERLAGVDQYTAITRLGVWAGAASVFTGAPLAGIGFGNLRESLGGVIGLPEGAVLDAHNLYLELLSETGIMGFAAFAVFMVIALRLALRIRRRAQGDMEGVIGFAAFAGIAGVLLHGLVDYMFHTTPQFAALFFLVLGLLNAAGSRQEAAPSSLRSN